One Glycine max cultivar Williams 82 chromosome 6, Glycine_max_v4.0, whole genome shotgun sequence DNA segment encodes these proteins:
- the LOC100798370 gene encoding protein DETOXIFICATION 12, with the protein MEENLLVLAKGSGEEQKVAWEGLGEEMKRMIDIAGPMVVVTASQRLLQVVSVMMVGHLNDDLFLSSAALAISLTAVTGFSFLMGMASGLETICGQAYGAQQHKKIGVQTYTAIFALTFVCLPFTFLWINMEKILVFIGQDPLIAKEAGKFIIWLIPALFAYAILQPLVRYFQMQSLLLPMLMTSCVTLCVHIPLCWVLVFKTRLNNVGGALAMSISTWSNVIFLGLYMRYSPRCAKTRAPISMELFQGLREFFRFAIPSAVMICLEWWSFELIILLSGLLLNPQLETSVLSICLNTTSILYAIPFGIGAAASTRISNELGAGNPHGACVSVLAAISFAIIETTVVSGTLFACRHVFGYVFSNEKEVVDYVTVMAPLVCISVILDNIQGVLAGVARGCGWQHIGVYVNIGAFYLCGIPMAILLSFFAKMRGKGLWIGVQVGSFAQCVLLSTITSCINWEQQTIKARKRLFGSEFSADDRLI; encoded by the exons atGGAAGAGAATCTATTAGTATTAGCAAAAGGAAGTGGGGAGGAGCAGAAAGTTGCATGGGAAGGTTTGGGTGAGGAAATGAAGAGGATGATTGACATAGCAGGGCCTATGGTGGTTGTGACCGCTTCCCAGCGTTTGTTGCAGGTTGTGTCCGTCATGATGGTTGGTCACCTCAACGATGACCTCTTTCTCTCCAGCGCCGCCTTAGCCATCTCTCTTACTGCTGTCACGGGTTTCAGTTTTCTT ATGGGAATGGCTAGTGGACTGGAAACTATTTGTGGACAAGCTTATGGAGctcaacaacataaaaaaattggagTGCAAACATACACTGCTATATTCGCTCTCACATTCGTTTGTCTTCCCTTCACTTTTCTTTGGATCAACATGGAAAAGATACTAGTTTTCATAGGTCAGGACCCTCTAATTGCAAAAGAAGCAGGAAAATTCATAATTTGGCTTATTCCAGCACTTTTTGCATATGCAATTCTACAACCATTAGTTAGATATTTTCAAATGCAAAGTTTGCTTCTTCCCATGCTTATGACATCTTGTGTCACTCTATGTGTCCACATACCCCTTTGTTGGGTTTTGGTGTTCAAGACTAGACTGAATAATGTTGGTGGAGCATTAGCAATGAGTATTTCAACATGGTCAAATGTGATTTTTCTTGGATTATACATGAGATACTCTCCTAGATGTGCAAAAACTCGTGCACCCATTTCTATGGAATTGTTCCAAGGACTTCGGGAGTTCTTTCGCTTTGCTATACCTTCTGCAGTGATGATTTG CCTTGAATGGTGGTCATTTGAGTTGATTATCTTGTTGTCTGGGCTGTTACTAAATCCACAACTTGAAACTTCTGTTTTATCCATTTG TCTTAACACCACTTCAATTCTCTATGCAATACCTTTTGGAATTGGTGCTGCAGCAAG CACAAGGATTTCAAATGAATTAGGAGCGGGGAATCCACATGGTGCCTGTGTTTCTGTGTTGGCTGCAATATCTTTTGCAATCATTGAGACAACTGTAGTTAGCGGAACCCTCTTTGCTTGTCGCCATGTTTTTGGTTATGTTTTTAGCAATGAGAAGGAAGTTGTAGATTATGTCACTGTCATGGCTCCTTTGGTTTGCATATCGGTTATACTTGACAACATACAAGGTGTTCTCGCAG GGGTTGCTAGAGGTTGTGGATGGCAACATATAGGGGTTTATGTCAATATAGGAGCATTTTACCTATGCGGGATTCCAATGGCTatcttattatcattttttgcaAAAATGAGAGGAAAAGGACTTTGGATTGGTGTACAAGTTGGTTCTTTTGCTCAATGTGTTCTACTTTCTACCATAACAAGTTGCATAAATTGGGAACAACAg ACAATCAAGGCAAGAAAGAGATTATTTGGTAGTGAATTTTCAGCAGACGATAGACTGATATGA
- the LOC100526918 gene encoding signal peptidase complex-like protein DTM1, which produces MANDAALRSSLLWLAAVILVVGICTHSLKKMMTTYVLGVLGIAAVLLPDWDYFNRDFSRWPYPVTSEERANSSLHAQGSGFLRFANSPLRVIGYSVVYGYAMYKWWEYVST; this is translated from the exons ATGGCAAACGACGCCGCTCTGAGAAGCTCTCTGCTGTGGCTGGCAGCAGTTATATTGGTGGTTGGAATATGCACCCACTctttgaagaagatgatgaccACCTATGTCTTGGGTGTTCTTGGGATTGCTGCTGTGCTTCTTCCTGATTGGGATTACTTCAACCGTGATTTCTCTCGTTGGCCTTATCCTGTCACTTCTGAGGAAAGGGCCAATTCTTCTCTTCATGCCCAAGGATCTGGTTTTCTAAG GTTTGCGAATTCTCCTCTTAGGGTGATTGGTTATAGCGTGGTTTATGGATATGCCATGTACAAATGGTGGGAGTATGTGTCAACCTAA